In Streptomyces sp. NBC_00414, a single window of DNA contains:
- a CDS encoding anthrone oxygenase family protein has product MIEGPYFVLTVVGVLGTGLVAGVFCAFSTFVMKGLASLPPAQGVAAMQAINVTALMPAFMLVFIGSAALCAVIAVVTFVLWPDEGTVELLSGSALYLFGCFGVTIAANVPRNNKLAGMDPGTPEAIAYWPTYVSEWSMWNHVRTIASAAGAILYVLALT; this is encoded by the coding sequence ATGATCGAGGGACCGTACTTCGTGCTCACCGTGGTGGGTGTGCTCGGCACCGGGCTGGTGGCCGGGGTCTTCTGCGCGTTCTCGACGTTCGTGATGAAGGGGCTCGCCTCGCTGCCGCCGGCGCAGGGGGTGGCGGCGATGCAGGCGATCAATGTGACCGCGCTGATGCCGGCCTTCATGCTCGTGTTCATCGGGTCGGCCGCGTTGTGTGCCGTGATAGCCGTGGTCACCTTCGTGCTGTGGCCCGACGAGGGCACGGTGGAGCTGCTGTCGGGCAGCGCGCTGTACCTGTTCGGCTGCTTCGGTGTCACGATCGCGGCGAACGTCCCGCGCAACAACAAGCTGGCCGGGATGGACCCCGGCACACCGGAGGCCATCGCGTACTGGCCCACGTATGTGAGCGAGTGGTCGATGTGGAACCACGTCCGGACGATCGCGTCGGCCGCCGGAGCGATCCTGTACGTGCTGGCGCTGACCTGA
- a CDS encoding DUF2293 domain-containing protein, with protein sequence MATVTTATPPPRTGPLVVQPVKRRHCGECGRGPLSLLVLEEGAPRCLDCADLGHLVFLPRGDTALTRRSREESGLSAVVVRFNRRRSRYERQGVLVEEAALARAEERCLADAEARRRRRVRDARRRDAEDARFTEAFARQIRRHFPGCPADRAHAIAAHASVRGSGRVGRSAAGRALSDAAVVSAVRAAVRHTETPYDQLLMSGVARHEARRRIASAVEATLAGWREDGRTGEGDPSRVRPSLRRREQDNGLDDDGLKRRA encoded by the coding sequence ATGGCGACCGTGACAACCGCGACTCCCCCGCCCCGCACCGGGCCTCTCGTCGTCCAGCCTGTGAAGAGGCGGCACTGTGGCGAGTGCGGGCGTGGGCCGCTCTCGCTGCTGGTGCTGGAGGAGGGGGCGCCGAGATGTCTCGACTGCGCCGACCTCGGGCATCTCGTGTTCCTGCCGCGCGGGGACACGGCGTTGACGCGGAGGTCGCGGGAGGAGAGCGGGTTGTCGGCGGTCGTCGTCCGGTTCAACAGGCGGCGGAGCCGGTACGAGCGGCAGGGGGTGCTGGTCGAGGAGGCGGCGCTCGCGCGGGCGGAGGAGCGATGCCTGGCGGACGCGGAGGCGCGACGGCGGCGCCGGGTGCGGGACGCTCGGCGGCGGGACGCGGAGGACGCGCGGTTCACGGAGGCGTTCGCGCGGCAGATCCGGCGGCACTTTCCCGGCTGTCCGGCCGACCGGGCACACGCGATCGCCGCGCACGCCTCGGTGCGGGGCAGCGGACGGGTGGGGCGCAGCGCCGCCGGGCGGGCGCTGTCCGATGCCGCGGTGGTCTCAGCCGTGCGTGCGGCGGTCCGGCACACGGAGACTCCGTACGACCAGTTGTTGATGAGCGGTGTCGCGCGCCACGAGGCCCGCCGCCGGATCGCTTCCGCGGTCGAGGCGACGCTGGCAGGCTGGCGCGAGGACGGGCGGACCGGGGAGGGCGACCCGAGCAGGGTGAGACCGTCCTTGAGACGGCGGGAACAGGACAACGGGCTTGACGATGACGGGCTGAAGCGGCGGGCTTGA
- a CDS encoding uridine kinase, with product MGRVRLEAITWDRLGDLIAERLLDLKPADDSPWPRIAFDGAPAARPGDLAERVADALRPRGRSALVVGTEGYLRPASLRFEHGRQDVETYYDGWFDTGALWREVFGPLESDGDGRVLPDLLDPVTDRATRSPYVQLPPGAMLLLHGPLLLHHWFPFDFTVHVRLSPAALRRRTPQEEHWTLPAYEWYETETAPGDTVDVLVRADDPRHPAWNG from the coding sequence ATGGGCCGTGTGCGACTCGAAGCGATCACCTGGGACCGGCTCGGCGACCTCATCGCCGAGCGCCTGCTCGACCTGAAGCCGGCCGACGACAGCCCCTGGCCGCGCATCGCCTTCGACGGGGCCCCGGCCGCCCGCCCCGGTGACCTCGCCGAACGCGTCGCCGACGCCCTTCGCCCACGCGGCCGGTCCGCCCTGGTCGTCGGCACGGAAGGCTATCTGCGGCCCGCCTCCCTCCGGTTCGAGCACGGCCGCCAGGACGTGGAGACCTACTACGACGGCTGGTTCGACACCGGCGCCCTGTGGCGAGAGGTCTTCGGCCCGCTGGAGTCCGACGGCGACGGCCGTGTCCTGCCCGACCTCCTGGACCCGGTCACCGACCGCGCCACCCGCAGTCCGTATGTCCAACTCCCTCCCGGAGCCATGCTGTTGCTGCACGGACCGCTGCTTCTGCACCACTGGTTCCCCTTCGACTTCACCGTCCACGTACGCCTCTCACCGGCCGCCCTGCGCCGCCGCACCCCGCAGGAGGAGCACTGGACGCTCCCCGCGTACGAGTGGTACGAGACGGAAACGGCTCCGGGCGACACGGTCGACGTCCTGGTGCGGGCGGACGACCCCCGCCACCCGGCGTGGAACGGCTGA
- a CDS encoding PPOX class F420-dependent oxidoreductase, whose translation MTTTSFGDSVRTLLDGKNFASVATLGPGGAPQNSVVWIKREGDTVLFSSTDGRQKVRNLRRDPRVSLSVFDLADPYTSVEIRGTAEILPDEGKRLPYELSHKYLGVDPPGEKDDEVRVIIRVLPERIVGFSV comes from the coding sequence ATGACGACGACCTCCTTCGGTGATTCGGTCCGCACACTCCTCGACGGCAAGAACTTCGCGAGCGTCGCCACCCTCGGCCCCGGCGGAGCACCCCAGAACTCGGTGGTCTGGATCAAACGCGAGGGCGACACCGTTCTCTTCTCCTCGACGGACGGTCGGCAGAAGGTCCGCAACCTCCGACGTGACCCCCGGGTCAGCCTCTCGGTCTTCGACCTCGCCGACCCCTACACCTCGGTGGAGATCCGCGGCACCGCCGAGATCCTCCCCGACGAGGGCAAGCGCCTCCCGTACGAGCTCTCGCACAAGTACCTCGGCGTCGACCCTCCCGGGGAGAAGGACGACGAGGTCCGCGTGATCATCCGCGTACTGCCCGAGCGGATCGTCGGCTTCTCGGTGTGA
- a CDS encoding CBS domain-containing protein: MTTAGDIMHRGAQWIPAHETLDRAAQLMRELKVGALPISDENERLCGILTDRDIVIGCVAMGHDPARVTAGEMAKGTPRWIEASADVSEVLGEMQGHQIRRLPVIENKRLVGMISEADLASHLTDEQLASWVERVYAKSDSR; this comes from the coding sequence ATGACCACCGCCGGAGACATCATGCATCGCGGCGCCCAGTGGATCCCCGCTCACGAGACCTTGGACCGGGCCGCTCAGCTGATGCGCGAGCTCAAGGTGGGCGCACTGCCCATCAGCGACGAGAACGAACGGCTCTGCGGCATCCTCACGGACCGCGACATCGTGATCGGTTGTGTGGCCATGGGTCACGACCCGGCGCGCGTCACCGCGGGCGAGATGGCCAAGGGCACCCCGCGCTGGATCGAGGCGAGCGCCGACGTCAGCGAGGTGCTCGGTGAAATGCAGGGACATCAGATCCGTCGCCTCCCTGTGATCGAGAACAAACGCCTGGTCGGAATGATCAGCGAGGCCGATCTGGCCTCGCACCTGACGGACGAACAACTCGCGAGCTGGGTCGAGAGGGTCTACGCGAAGAGCGACTCGCGCTGA